A segment of the Candidatus Thermoplasmatota archaeon genome:
CGGGCCGGTGAACCACACTCTGGCGTACCACTGGGCTAGGGTCATAGAGTTGCAGCACGCCACAGAGAGGATGCTGGAGCTTGCGAGCGACAAGAGCATCACCAGCGACGACATCAGGGGCCCGTACGGCGAGCCCAAAGAGGGTGTGGGCATAGTCGAGGCGCCTAGAGGCACGCTCATACACCACTACGCCTCCGACAAGAACGGCCTGTGCACGAAGATCAACATGATCGTCGCGACGACGAACAACTACGCTGCCATCAACACGAGTGTGAAGCAGGCAGCGAAGGCTCTGATCAAGAACGGAGAGGTGTCACCTGGCCTGCTGAACAAGGTGGAGATGGCCTTCAGGTGTTACGACCCCTGCAACTCGTGTGGCACGCACTCGCTGAACGGCGGGCCAGCCCTTGAGGTAACGATCAGACGCAAGGACAGCTCGGTCCAGTCGACTCAGAGAAACTTCTGAACTGATTTCACGAGGGGGCCTCCCCCTCACATATCGTTTTCATACCAATCATGATGTCAGAGTCAGGGTTATTATGGCTGAGGCCCTTCGGATTCCCGTGAGAGTGCTAATCCTCGGCGTCGGCAACCCTATTCTCTCGGACGACGGCGTAGGCATCCATGTCGCTCGAGAGATCATGAAAAGGGAACTACCTGGAGTAGACGTGGAGGAGCTCGCGGCAAGTGGGCTGGAGCTGCTCGATGTGGTCCGGGGTTATGACAAGGTCGTCATAGTAGATGCGATCCAGACGACAAAGGGAGAACCTGGTGAACTGTACGTCCTTGAAGAGAAGGATTTCGAGAAGTCCATCCATGGATCTTCCCCGCACGGGATCAACATCGCGACGGCCCTCGCCCTGGGAAGGAAGCTCGTGCCGAACGAGATGCCCAAGGAGGTCGTCTTCATTGCGGTCGAGGCGGAAGACCTGGTCAATGTCAGCGAGAAGCTCACCCCGAAGGTTGCGAAGGCGCTGCCTGGGATAGTGGAGCGGGTGAGGAGGGAGTCGCGCTCGGTGCAATAATCCTCTGATAGAAGATCAACCAAAGACCAAGGTTCAAACCCTTTGGCTGCGGTTTCGCATGTCTTTCGAAATGCGATTCGTCACGGTTAAGTACATTGCGGGCTTTCCACTCCTGAGACAGCTGGTGAACGATGGTCAAGACAAGTTGCGGCATGTGCTATGGCACCTGCACCGTTGACGTTCGCGTGGAGGATGGAATCGTCGTGGGGATCGAGGGCGACCCCGATTCGCCGCAAGGCTACGGGAACATTTGCGCCAAAGGCATCTCTGCCCCGATGATGCTCTACGATCCTAGCAGGCTCAACTATCCCATGATTCGGACGAATCCCGAGAAAGGAATCGGTGTTGATCCCGGATGGAAGAGAATCAGTTGGGACGAGGCCATGGATATCCTCACTACAAAGCTGCGAGAGTGTATGCAGAGAGATCCACGTGGACTGTACACTGTCGGTAGCCCCACCTTTCCTGCGGAGAGAGCATTCAACATACTCAGCTTCAGAAAGGCGTTCGGCACCCCCAACTACTACACTGGCGGCGGTGGGCTGCACTGCGGGAACGGAGCCCATATGATCGGCGGGATCTATCACGCTTCTTGGTCTGTCATTCCAGATTTCAAGTACTGCAACCTCGCCATCTACTGGGGTTGTTCCAAGGGCCACGGAGCGGGGCATGCTGCCAACGTCGCGGCCAAGCAGGCCGCCGATGCCAAGGCAAGAGGAATGAGGCTAATCGTTTTCGATCCGTTCC
Coding sequences within it:
- a CDS encoding nickel-dependent hydrogenase large subunit, which gives rise to GPVNHTLAYHWARVIELQHATERMLELASDKSITSDDIRGPYGEPKEGVGIVEAPRGTLIHHYASDKNGLCTKINMIVATTNNYAAINTSVKQAAKALIKNGEVSPGLLNKVEMAFRCYDPCNSCGTHSLNGGPALEVTIRRKDSSVQSTQRNF
- a CDS encoding hydrogenase maturation protease, giving the protein MAEALRIPVRVLILGVGNPILSDDGVGIHVAREIMKRELPGVDVEELAASGLELLDVVRGYDKVVIVDAIQTTKGEPGELYVLEEKDFEKSIHGSSPHGINIATALALGRKLVPNEMPKEVVFIAVEAEDLVNVSEKLTPKVAKALPGIVERVRRESRSVQ